Proteins encoded together in one Prunus dulcis chromosome 3, ALMONDv2, whole genome shotgun sequence window:
- the LOC117621258 gene encoding transcription factor PRE6-like: MSSRRSRQSGTPTIKDDQIIELVSKLRQLVPEIRDRRSDKVSASKVLQETCSYIRNLHREVDDLSERLSQLLSTIDADSPEAAIIRSLITQ, encoded by the exons ATGTCTAGCAGAAGGTCGAGGCAGTCTGGAACTCCAACGATCAAAGATGACCAAATCATTGAACTTGTCTCCAAATTGCGCCAACTGGTTCCTGAGATTCGTGATAGGCGCTCCGACAAG GTATCAGCATCTAAGGTCCTACAAGAGACTTGCAGCTACATCAGAAACTTACACAGAGAGGTTGACGACCTAAGTGAGCGGCTCTCTCAACTACTCTCGACAATTGATGCTGATAGCCCGGAGGCCGCCATAATTAGGAGCTTGATTACGCAGTAG